The following are encoded in a window of Syngnathoides biaculeatus isolate LvHL_M chromosome 3, ASM1980259v1, whole genome shotgun sequence genomic DNA:
- the zgc:162297 gene encoding uncharacterized protein F13E9.13, mitochondrial isoform X1: MKWLDLFGHLKCVVIGMIHVKALPGSPLGCMKMSQIIEDACREASVYRDAGLDGVMVENMHDVPYSPSPGPEVTACMTSVCAAVRNVCPSVPVGVQILSAANRQALAVALASGVEFIRAEGFVFSHVADEGLVHACAGELLRYRKSVGAEDILVFTDIKKKHSSHALTSDVSVAETARAAEFFLSDGLILTGTSTGAQADPQELTEVSRAVSIPVLIGSGVTHDNVDRYLGASGVIVGSHFKDGGVWSGELNPRRVRNFMTKMRRLRGSAGP; this comes from the exons atgaagtGGTTGGACCTCTTCGGACATCTAAAATGTGTCGTCATTGGAATGATCCACGTAAAAGCTTTGCCTG GCTCTCCACTTGGATGCATGAAAATGTCTCAAATCATCGAAGACGCCTGCAGGGAGGCGAGCGTATATCGCGACGCAGGCCTG GACGGCGTGATGGTGGAGAACATGCACGACGTCCCGTACTCGCCGTCTCCGGGCCCCGAGGTGACCGCCTGCATGACGTCCGTCTGCGCGGCGGTGAGGAacgtctgtccgtccgtccccgTTGGGGTCCAGATTCTGTCCGCCGCCAACCGGCAGGCGCTCGCCGTCGCTCTTGCATCAG GCGTCGAATTCATCCGTGCGGAGGGCTTCGTGTTTTCCCACGTAGCCGATGAGGGTTTGGTCCACGCTTGCGCCGGCGAGCTACTGAGGTACCGCAAGAGCGTCGGCGCAGAGGACATCCTCGTTTTCACGGACATCAAGAAGAAACACAG TTCCCACGCTCTGACGTCCGACGTGAGCGTGGCGGAGACGGCCCGGGCCGCCGAGTTCTTCCTCTCAGACGGACTCATCCTCACGGGAACTTCCACGGGGGCCCAGGCCGACCCGCAAGAACTCACTG AGGTATCCCGGGCGGTGAGCATCCCGGTTCTGATCGGTTCTGGGGTGACTCACGACAACGTGGATCGCTACTTGGGCGCCAGCGGCGTCATCGTGGGCTCGCACTTTAAGGACGGCGGCGTGTGGAGCGGCGAGCTGAACCCGCGGCGCGTCAGAAACTTCATGACCAAGATGAGACGCCTCAGAGGAAGCGCAGGACCGTGA
- the zgc:162297 gene encoding uncharacterized protein F13E9.13, mitochondrial isoform X3, translated as MCRHWNDPRKSFAWLSTWMHENVSNHRRRLQGGERISRRRPGRRDGGEHARRPVLAVSGPRGDRLHDVRLRGGVEFIRAEGFVFSHVADEGLVHACAGELLRYRKSVGAEDILVFTDIKKKHSSHALTSDVSVAETARAAEFFLSDGLILTGTSTGAQADPQELTEVSRAVSIPVLIGSGVTHDNVDRYLGASGVIVGSHFKDGGVWSGELNPRRVRNFMTKMRRLRGSAGP; from the exons ATGTGTCGTCATTGGAATGATCCACGTAAAAGCTTTGCCTG GCTCTCCACTTGGATGCATGAAAATGTCTCAAATCATCGAAGACGCCTGCAGGGAGGCGAGCGTATATCGCGACGCAGGCCTG GACGGCGTGATGGTGGAGAACATGCACGACGTCCCGTACTCGCCGTCTCCGGGCCCCGAGGTGACCGCCTGCATGACGTCCGTCTGCGCGGCG GCGTCGAATTCATCCGTGCGGAGGGCTTCGTGTTTTCCCACGTAGCCGATGAGGGTTTGGTCCACGCTTGCGCCGGCGAGCTACTGAGGTACCGCAAGAGCGTCGGCGCAGAGGACATCCTCGTTTTCACGGACATCAAGAAGAAACACAG TTCCCACGCTCTGACGTCCGACGTGAGCGTGGCGGAGACGGCCCGGGCCGCCGAGTTCTTCCTCTCAGACGGACTCATCCTCACGGGAACTTCCACGGGGGCCCAGGCCGACCCGCAAGAACTCACTG AGGTATCCCGGGCGGTGAGCATCCCGGTTCTGATCGGTTCTGGGGTGACTCACGACAACGTGGATCGCTACTTGGGCGCCAGCGGCGTCATCGTGGGCTCGCACTTTAAGGACGGCGGCGTGTGGAGCGGCGAGCTGAACCCGCGGCGCGTCAGAAACTTCATGACCAAGATGAGACGCCTCAGAGGAAGCGCAGGACCGTGA
- the zgc:162297 gene encoding uncharacterized protein F13E9.13, mitochondrial isoform X2 gives MKMSQIIEDACREASVYRDAGLDGVMVENMHDVPYSPSPGPEVTACMTSVCAAVRNVCPSVPVGVQILSAANRQALAVALASGVEFIRAEGFVFSHVADEGLVHACAGELLRYRKSVGAEDILVFTDIKKKHSSHALTSDVSVAETARAAEFFLSDGLILTGTSTGAQADPQELTEVSRAVSIPVLIGSGVTHDNVDRYLGASGVIVGSHFKDGGVWSGELNPRRVRNFMTKMRRLRGSAGP, from the exons ATGAAAATGTCTCAAATCATCGAAGACGCCTGCAGGGAGGCGAGCGTATATCGCGACGCAGGCCTG GACGGCGTGATGGTGGAGAACATGCACGACGTCCCGTACTCGCCGTCTCCGGGCCCCGAGGTGACCGCCTGCATGACGTCCGTCTGCGCGGCGGTGAGGAacgtctgtccgtccgtccccgTTGGGGTCCAGATTCTGTCCGCCGCCAACCGGCAGGCGCTCGCCGTCGCTCTTGCATCAG GCGTCGAATTCATCCGTGCGGAGGGCTTCGTGTTTTCCCACGTAGCCGATGAGGGTTTGGTCCACGCTTGCGCCGGCGAGCTACTGAGGTACCGCAAGAGCGTCGGCGCAGAGGACATCCTCGTTTTCACGGACATCAAGAAGAAACACAG TTCCCACGCTCTGACGTCCGACGTGAGCGTGGCGGAGACGGCCCGGGCCGCCGAGTTCTTCCTCTCAGACGGACTCATCCTCACGGGAACTTCCACGGGGGCCCAGGCCGACCCGCAAGAACTCACTG AGGTATCCCGGGCGGTGAGCATCCCGGTTCTGATCGGTTCTGGGGTGACTCACGACAACGTGGATCGCTACTTGGGCGCCAGCGGCGTCATCGTGGGCTCGCACTTTAAGGACGGCGGCGTGTGGAGCGGCGAGCTGAACCCGCGGCGCGTCAGAAACTTCATGACCAAGATGAGACGCCTCAGAGGAAGCGCAGGACCGTGA